A genomic window from Solanum stenotomum isolate F172 chromosome 10, ASM1918654v1, whole genome shotgun sequence includes:
- the LOC125842753 gene encoding uncharacterized protein LOC125842753 produces MAAPPTPQEGASQTRPPLFNGKKEWDAANKLAIQNNAKAKKIMICGIGPDEYNRISLCQDAKAIWETLQTAHEGTTQVKKSKVDNLNRQYELFRIAEGETIQEMHTRFTSIINEMYSLGEIVPNGKAVRKLLSVLPESWERKVEAITEARGMRYLWTN; encoded by the exons ATGGCAGCACCACCAACCCCACAAGAAGGAGCTTCACAAACTCGACCACCACTGTTCAATGGAAA GAAGGAATGGGACGCTGCAAACAAACTAGCTATCCAGAACAATGCCAAGGCCAAGAAAATCATGATATGCGGTATAGGTCCAGATGAATACAATCGAATCTCATTATGTCAGGATGCTAAAGCTATTTGGGAAACTTTACAAACTGCTCACGAGGGAACAACTCAAGTAAAGAAGTCTAAAGTCGATAATCTAAACAGGCAATATGAATTGTTTCGAATAGCAGAGGGTGAAACTATACAAGAAATGCACACCAGGTTCACCTCAATCATTAACGAGATGTACTCTTTGGGAGAAATAGTTCCGAATGGAAAGGCAGTAAGAAAACTCTTAAGTGTTCTCCCTGAATCATGGGAAAGAAAAGTTGAAGCAATCACTGAAGCTCGTGGGATGCGCTATCTATGGACGAATTAA